The following DNA comes from Bos indicus isolate NIAB-ARS_2022 breed Sahiwal x Tharparkar chromosome 3, NIAB-ARS_B.indTharparkar_mat_pri_1.0, whole genome shotgun sequence.
TCTCCCTACACAGTCCTCTGTACTTCATGTCTAAGTTTTGATTTCCTCAGAATTTACCtggacctggagaaggaagtggcaacccactccagtattcttgcctggagaatcccatggacaagagggcctggcagactacagtccacggggttgcaatagtcagacacgacttagcgactaaaccaccacccccaccacatgcaggtgacatcacccttatggcagaaagcaaaaagaaactggggaaactcttgatgaaagtgaaagaggagagtgaaaaagctggcttaaaactcaacattcagaaaactaagaccatggcatctggtcctatcactttatggcaaatagacagggaaacaatggaaagagtgacagactttattttcttgggctccaaaatcactacaaatggtgactgcagccatgaaattataagatgtttgctccttggaagaaaagccatgaccaacctaaacaacatattaaaaagcacagacattactttgccaacaaaggtccaactagtcatagctatggtttttccagtagtcatgtatggatgtgagggctggaccataaagaaggctgagcgccaaagaattgatgcttttgaactgtggtgttggagaagactcttgagagtcccttgactgcaaggagatcaaaccagtcaatcttacaggaaatcagtcctgaaaattcattggaaggactaatgctgaagctgaagctccaatactttggctatctgatgcaaagaactgactccttggaaaagaccctgatgctgggaaaaactgaaagcaggaagagaaggggatgtcagaggatgagataattggatggcatcactgactcgaaggacatgagtttgaacaagctctgggaattggtgatggacagggaagcctggcatcctgcagtccatggggtcacaaagaatcagacatgactaagctactgaagttaactgaactgaactgggaggtACTCTGGGTAATATAGAGACTTGAATAATATCTGCTTCTTGACATTCAAAGATTCTTAATTTAGCAggtaacacacacatatgtaaatgaCTTAAATACAGCACAAattgctgtttaaaaaataaactaaatgcataaggaagttaaaaaaaaaaaaaaaaagaatttacctgGAGACTCTGTGAAGCCCATCTCCCACTCCAAACACGTACAGTCTTCTAGACCCAGTTTTAGGGCTCTGAGACTTCGAGGCTCTGACTCTTCCCTTACTCAGCACTCTCTGTATTTCTTCTGAGCTAGGTTCTTGGACATGGGAAAATGTCATGGGAAGTAGCAAGGATGGTTGGGAGTGGATCACTGATACTGAGAGAGAGAGTCAGGTTGTTTAGCCCAAATTTTATCTAGACATCTCCATACTTTCAGTGCAGGGGAAATAGGTTCAATCTGTAGTCAAAAAACCACAATCCCACAGTGGCTAGAATGAAAagcacattacagaaagttaatcaggatgaaaaatcACAGGGTTATGTCCCAGATTAAGGGACAAGATAaagccccagaaaaacaactaaaggaagtagagataggcaaccttccagtaaaagaattcagaataatcatGGTGaagataatgatagtaaagatcatAGGATCTCAGaaatagaatggagaagatggaaaaaatgtTTGCCAAAGACCTGTAAGAACTAAAAAACCAACAGAGATGAAccatacactagaaggaatcagtagcagaataactgaggcagaagaacagataagtgacctGGAGGACTTCATGGTGAAAATcgctgccacagaacagaatatagaaaaaagaatgaaaacaatgaatACCAGACTGAGAGGCCTCTGAGACAACAGTAAACACTCCagcatttgcattataggggtcccagaaggagaagagagaaaggaccgaagaaaatatttgaaaagtagatgaaaatttccctaacatggaaaagaaatagttaaacaagtccaggaagtgcagagtcccaggcaggataaattcaaggaggaacacactgagacacacacatagtaatcaaactgacaaacgttaaagacaaagataaaatattaaaagcaacaaggggaaaatgacaaataacatataagggaactCCCATGAGGTTGtaagctgatttctcaacagaaactctacaagccagaagagaatggtATGATATAtttaagtgaagaaagaaaaacctgcAACTAAGAATACAttacccagcaagactcttattcagatttgatggagaaatcaaaagctttccaaacaagcaaaagttaagtgaattcagcaccaccaaaccagctttacaacaaatgctaaagaaacttctctaggcaggaaacacaagagaaggaaaagacatacacaaaataaacctaaaacaattaagaaaatggtaacaggatcatacatatggaaaattaacttaaatgtaaatgaattaaatacacCAACCACAGGACTTAGACTGACTGGGTGGATgagaacatgtgcatgtatgcacttacACTTATCATAGCACTCTACTTAACTCCCcaaattatatgtaatttttttatattgctaggttaatcatgtttctaTAATGCCTTGCAATTgtagttatcttttattttttgtctggctattgattgtgaaactAAAACATCTTTTGTTATTGTCATTATGTAATTAGTGGCTTTTTAATACCATTGGCCATTTttctggtcaacagaaaaataaaagaattccaTATCACTAAAACTAccttttaatagaaaaacctgtagtcacttttcaaaatccagatgcatattagaattatcttggaaatttttgaaaaatgcaaattctgaggGACTGCTTTTTATTTCCAAAGCTCCAGTTGCATTTCTAATGAGccaccatgtttaaaaacaactggatatATGATGACCTTTTACTTTTATCTGGTCTGtttcaatttttctatttcatgttcAGTGCTTcatgttttagtttcatttagtttatgttttccagtttctccatcatttttttttttgatgttctctctcaagcctttatcaagcacagTAGAAAAGCcttggtatacatatatatatagtttgtataatatatatattttagaaaatatataattttttgctTAGCTAAAACACTTATGACTTTTTGCCTTCACTTGTTTGAcctagtatgaatagaatgctagatttctaatttatattcactcaaaactttgatatagttccacATATTTTGGCCTCTAGGATCACTGCTGGTAATCTAGAAAGTTTATtatcttagatttaaaaaaaaaaatgaatgaggcttgaaagttctaatccaattctgagaatataaaggaaTACTATgttgttaaaacaaacaaacagggagCTAActtgtgatacagtattattagctgaaatacagattttgttcaaatttcacacaaaatgcatatatatatatgctatactTTATTTGGCAGAAAGGTAATTATAAGACAAACTAAAATTTTATGCAACGTATTTATGATCATTATAGCATGGTGCATCTTAATTCCTGTTAGAAAATATActtttgaaataatcatatgaagCCCTTATTTGTACCAAATCCAAAGGTAGGGATATTAAGCCTGTTTTTCCAAGTTTTGCAAAGGGCCAaatgaaaatacagtttaaataataataataataatacaagagTGTAGCAGAACCAGAACTCAGAGATGGAGTCCTGGAGCTCCTCTTCCTTGTCTTCCCTTTTGACCCCCACTTTCTCACCCTTCAGTTTTCCACATCCTGAAAGTGGTAGAAGAATTTCAAAACACTGCATACATACTCTCTGGGCCACTCCTAATCTCCAACCAATATCTCATTTCTTTGCAGAGTCTCCTCCCAAAGTGCGACTGGTGAGAGGTCCCCATCGCTGTGAAGGGCGGGTGGAAGTGGAACGGAATGGCGAGTGGGGCACTGTGTGTGACAATGGCTGGAACATGAAAGACGTGGAAGTGGTGTGCCGGGAGCTGGGCTGTGGAGCAGCCAAGGGGACACCAAGTCGTAATTTGTATAAGCCACTGgcagatgaaaaacaaaaaatcttcatCCAAGACGTCAACTGCAATGGGACGGAGGATGAATTGATTGAATGTGACCGGGTGGAAGACGTTTTTGATTGCTCCCACAGCGAGGATGCAGGGGCAATATGTGAGAGTGAGTATGGCAGGACTCAAAGACTATATGCCAACTGCCCATACCCCGCATGACCACTCTTTGTCCTCTTTATCTTTATTCTCCACCATGAACTAATGGTTAACTGATTCCTGTCCTTTACTTCTCACCGTTTCTCAACTGTGGACCCTGGAGACAAACATATCCTCATCTAGAACTGTTACTCCTCCTTGGTTGAgcagtggcactagtgataaagaacccacctgccaatgcagagacttaagagatgtgggttcagtccctgggtggggaagatcccctggaggagggcacagcaacccactccagtattcttgcctggagcatccaaGGGACAAAGGAGttcggtgggctacagtccatagggtcacacagagttggacatgactgaagtgacttagcacgcatttGATTGACCTAATGATTTTGTCTTAGTTTCAATCTTAGTTTTTCTTAGTTTCAATCTATCCAAGAACCTGATTCTCttcttcacacacacaaatatgcacaGATCTAATAACCACTAAACATATGTATCTAAAGCTCAGATGGAGTTATGGGGAAGAAATGAGCTCCCAAAATATAATGTAAGTTTATCAGTTCTCAAGGAGTCTATCATCTAGTTAGGTAGACAGGATATGCTCATAGGAAACCAACACACAagaattgtgtatatatacatatgcatgagtgcatgctcagtcacttcagttgtgtctgagtctttgtaaccctatggcctgtagcccgccagactcctctgtccattggatgctccaggcaagaatactggagtgggttgccgtgccctcctccaggacatcttttccactcaggaattgaacccagacaggtttcctgagtctcctgcattgcaggtggattctgtacccaccgagccacctgggaagccaatacatacacacacacacacatatacaacaaTTGTATACATATAATTGCTATATTTCTTTATTCCATTCATATATTTGCTGTCTATGCATTAATAATTTTCTGCGTGTCTATCTACTTTTCCATTAGACTGTGATTTGCCTAAGGGACTAGTCTATGTTTCTCTTTGTTATCCCACAGTTTGTTATTAGACAAACAGTCACCAAATGTTTGTGCCCGATGCTGACGTCTCATTCTTATTTCTGAGAAAGATTCAGAGTTAGGAGCCCCCTTATGTGGGAAGGCTATGTTCTTGCAGGGAGCAGAAACTTAATCTTTCTTTTCCCACAATTCCAGGGACTGTGAGGCTGGTTGATGGCCCTGGGCGCTGCAAGGGGCGCTTGGAGGTGAAGCACCAAAAGCAATGGGGCACCGTGTGCAAAGCAGGCTGGAATCTCTCAGCTGCGAAGGTGGTGTGCCGGCAACTGGGGTGTGGGAAGGCCACACTGATCAAAAGATGTTGTAACAAGGATACCCAGGGCCAAGGACTCATCTGGCTGAGCAATGTATCATGCTCAGGACAGGAAGAAGACCTTCAACACTGCCTTTCTGGGCTTGAGGGGTATAATAACTGCACCCATGATGAGGATACATGGGTTGAATGTGAAGGTAATACCTATAAGTCCAGTGACTAGGTTTATTCATGAATTTGATTAAATAGAGTTCTATTTAATCAGTGTTTATAAAGAACtactctggtagctcagctggtaaagaatctgactacaatacaggggaccctggtttgattcctgggtctggaagatcccctggagatggataGGTTACCTACTttagaattcttgggcttccctggtgtgtcagatggtaaagaatctgcccacaatgtggaagacctgggttcaatccctgggttgggaagatcccctggaggaggtcagggCAACCaagtccattattcttgcctggagaatcctcatggacagaggagcagagtcaaacaggactgagtgactaagcttaGCACTCATGGAGCAAATAACCATGGCAAAGCTATTTAATTGTGCTGCTCATCAATtctctagtttttaaaatgtagctaATGATACTTGCCTTTGTACATGAAAATGCTTTAAACAGTATTAagtgctgctcctgctgctgctgctgctgcgtcgcttcagtcgtgtctgactctgtgcgaccccatagacagcagccaaccaggcttcccctctctgggattctccaggcaagaacactggagtgggttgccatttccttctccaatgcatgaaagtgaaaagtgaaagtgaagtcactcagtcatgtccaactctagcgaccccatgaactgcagcccaccaggctcctctgtccatgggattttctaagcaaaagtactggagtggggtgccattgccttctccagtattaaGTGCtagattaatataaaatataattatattgaaTTGTATATAATAGGGATAGGACACACAATTCCATGTACTTGTTGaactcttcaattaaaaaaaaaactactagaaaGTCATTCATAAGTATTAGACTTTTATAAACTAGATGGGAAAGTAAAAGgtcttatttaagaaatagaCCTGGGGCACATGGATTGGAAACTAGAACAAGGGCTATTATCACAGAAATGCAGGCAGGTAGAGAGCTTCAGAAGTGCTGATGGGATTTGAATGAGGATGTagatgatgtttttttttttttttttttcttctttccatgccCCACTCCATCCCCTGACCCTGCAGATCCCTTTAAATTGAGGCTGGTAAATGGAGACACCAGCTGCTCTGGAAGACTGGAGGTGCTGCATAAGGGCATATGGGGCTCTGTCTGTGATGACGGCTGGGCGAAAAAGGAGGAGCAGGTGGTGTGCCAGCAACTGGGCTGTGGAAAGCCAATCTTTGTACCTGCCAAAGCACGGAAAAAGTTTGTCCCTGGAAATGGGCGCATCTGGCTAGATGATGTCCATTGCAAAGGGGAAGAGCAGTCCCTGGAGCAGTGTCAGCATAGGTCCTGGGGGTATCATGACTGCAACCACAAGGAAGATGTGGTTGTATTCTGCTTGGGTAAGCTCCGTAGATTGAACCCTTGGGGACTGGCATGGAGGGAGGTGAAGAAGCGGGTGGTGGGGTGTGAACTCTGAGGATAAGTGTTATTCTACTACTGCTGCGCAGCTGCCCATAATAGTTAGCTACTTTGTGTTACTTCAAGGGATTACTTGAGACTCCTAGTCATGGATAGAATgataataatagtttaaaaatccCATACCATACAGTTATTGCATGTGAGAACAAAAGAGGTTTTGAAAATTATTGAATTGACACCTTTATATTAAATCTGAAGAGAGTAAGAGTCAGAGAAAAGAAGCAACTTTCCAAAAtcataaaaattgttttcaaatgatGGAGCAGAACTAAAATGACCAGTCTCGGCTCAGCCCAGGATTAGTTGACTTAGAGGACCCCAGGTCTCAAACTGTAAGTTAGAACTGTAGGAGATGGTCCCACTTCCTTCTACCTATTGTCACTACCCAGATTTTAAATTGATCTGTGGgaatggggctgggggagggggctctTTGTGAATATCCATGAGAGTGTCTTTTCAGAGAAGCCAGGGTTCCAGCTGTAAATTGTAGACCTCCCTctactgttgggcttcccttgtggctcagctagtaaagaatctgcctgcaatgtgggagacctgggtttgatcccgggatggcaagatcccttggagaagggaaaggctacccactccagtattctggcctatggaattccatggacagtatagtccatggggtctcaaagtgttggacatgactgagcaactttaactttcacttcacaggagAGTAAAGGCAGAAAACTTGTCCCCATATGAGTCAGGAAATGCAAAGCATAGCCCTTGGGTGGCTGACTCAAGAGAGTCACAACTCTGAAGCCCAGCTTTGTAATAGTGTGGGATGTGGCATGCAGGGCTGCCTGGTTACCTACTCAGGGAATTGTGTAAGAGCTGAGAGATGATCAAAAATATGAAGAGCAGCTAGTGCCCAGAAAAGGAGGGCTTTAGTGATGGAAGTCTAGTGTTTGAGTCTTGAGCCTGCCATTCTGAGGCTAGTTAATCTTAGCTAGTCAAAAGGAGATACTTGTTCCATTTCTCTGGAAAAGCTTTGTGATTGTGGAGGGTGAGAAGTGCTAATATAAGTGAATATGGTTTGTGACTCACATGGGAGCTGGTTGAATATGTCTAGGGCACTGAACTAGATTCTGACGTGGTTCACATCAGTGTGAGATAGGTATGTGATTAGGATCTGGGAGGGCCTCCCTTTCCTATTCTGGGAACCAGTCTTCTTTCTTGACCTCTTTGAGTTTGAATGAAATAATCCCTTCTTGACATGTCCTCATCCTTACTGTACATTCTTCTTCTCTTTACAGAAGGGCAGCCTGACATTTGATGTTTGGCCTGACTCCTGCAGGGCCTGAGTGTCCTTTGCTTTCTCCTGGCCTCAAATGGCTTAGTGCAAGTGCTGGGCCTGCAGGCTCAGCTCCCACTCCCTCAGCCCCTCAGCAAGAATCTGAACACTCTGCTCTCAGAGCCAAGTACCCCCATCACCTCCTGGAGATATGAGTTGTTGAATTCTCTCTTGCCAAGGAAGATGACCTCCCAGTCACCTGCTCTTCACTGCTGACCCTCTGGCATTGATTCTGGCCCCTCCTGCTTCTTTTTAACTAGCCTGGGATCCCCAGGTCTGTTCATTTGACCACTACAGGACATTTCTAAGACCAAACCTACATGTCTGTAAAGAACATGAAAGGAAGGAGACAACAAAAGGAACATTTGAAGGGGAATATGGGTAAATAATGAGATGAAACTTGAGGGAAAGCTCTTTGAATGCTTTTTCTCAAGCCTTCAACACTTTTTCTTAACCTTCAACAATTAACATCTCACTATTCTCCTGTGGTCTGATAGAAACAGACACATTCTTTCAAGAGCAGAGCAGTATCCTGTAATCCTAGACCTTTCATGACACTTGGAAAAGAAGTATCACACCCTCTGAATGCCCATAATAAAATACCTTTGTTGACTATCCATATACAACTTGCCAACATGGTGTGCATTTAACAAGAAGAATCccacaaatgtattttaatttcccCAGGAAAAATGTATGGACCTGTGActagaagggaaaggaagagatgCAGAAAGAATTTGGGGGAATCCATCGTTGTGCCTCATGCCAATTGGatgatatcattttaattttgtcaaCTCAGATTTTAGGGTCTGTAAGTCTGATGCAAGACAGAATGATACTAAGGAGAGAATCATGGCTTGGTTCTACAAACTGACAACTTCAGGCTCTGAGACTGAGTTGAGTACCTGTTATGTGTCTGCATTTATGCTTGCTAATAAAGTAGATGTTAAACAGGCTCAAGAGTTGCCTCTCTGTGTGGTATGCTCTTTCTACCCAAGGGGAAAGCAGGTGCGTCAGTTTACAGGGGTGGCCTTACAGGTAGGATTAGCTAGAAGAGAACCTGCTGGCAGATGCAGTCATGTGTGTAATACAGCTCTCTCCTCTGGATGGAGAACTTTCTATTTCCTATCATGGGAAAAATAGAGAAACTTAGCTTCATAAAAGAGAAGATGACCTAACAGACACTTTGGTATCGATCGTGTCTACTCAAAGAGATTTTGCCTCTGTTTGATCAGTTATCTCAGGTCTTCCTGATTTTCCTCACAGATTAGTATCATGTTCCCTAAACCATGTAATAtcaattgggttggccaaaagttcatttgggttttcccataacatcttatggacaaatctgaatgaactttttgaccaacccagcaGAATCTAGAGACCTGCTGAACTGCCTTGATTGAGTCATTGAAAAGCTCTTTTATCCTAAGTAGAGTAGAACAAGGTTGGAATTTCACAAAAGAAACtttgatttccttttaattttacattaaaagttCTTTAGTAAAATTCTAGCCAGTAAGACACCTGAGAACCAGTCAGATAAAAGCAACAGCTGTTGGAGGAGGCCAACTGATCcaaaaaagcaagaaggcaagaCATGACAAGCCTAAAAGGTAGACTTAGAGGTCTAATAAGAATGTGTCATTAAAGAGGAAATTGAGAAGCTGAAGGACAAGGTTGACACTAGCCTGCTAGCACAGTCCAGGAGAAAAGTGTCTCCTGACCCGAGAATATGGCTGTTTATCTTGATTTCCAAAGTGGACATGTATAAAAATAGTGTATCAGAGCCTGAAGAAATTAGCATAGTGACAACGACTGAGTGCTCGTGAACAGTCATGTGTGTTTCTTCTTCCTGGACATGCCGCGAGTCCATCCCAGGTTTGTCTTACTAGAAGGTACCCCAGCCAGATTTCTACCCCTGCCCTGGCAAGGCAATGGAGTAAAGTGAACCCTTGCATTCAATGAAAATGTTACCCCTTGAGTATTTTAGGAGTTTCCAGTTGGCATATGCATTATTCCCGAAGAATCTGTCCTGTAACTGGCATCTCCTGACCCTTGCCCCATTCCAGATTCTAGCAACTCCCAAACTGCTCCACATGCACATGCTCACTACACATTCCTACAGGAGTCCTGGGCAGCAGTGGGCCTCCAGGCCTGTGGAGCTGGAGCCACACACCAAGCATCTATTTAATCTCCAGTAGGGAGGGAGACACTTTTCTCCTGGACTGGAAATTTACCCTGAGGCTGCAGCTGCAAATTGGCCACACTCAGTCCCCATTTGGACTTGTTTACTGGTggtcccaggctcctccagccaccaGGGCTGCCAGGGGTCCTTTTATCTAGGTGGGACCATTCTCACAGCGGAAATGATGCCACTTCACATCAAGGCAGCTAACAACAGTCTGCCTTCTCCATGCTGTTTCTGTTCCTAACTGACTTGTTAGAGAAGACCCCAaggttctcagttcagtttagtggcTCTCACTTGTGGGTTCAGTCCCACCCAGCTCTAAAGGCAATTCTATATAAGATAGGTGCACATTAAAATCCTTGTCCCAGCACAAGTGCCAGGACTGAGTCTTTCTGGAAAAATAGCCTATCCCATTATTATGGTTGTGGGTGGCTGATTGACTTAGTATCCTATTAGCTGTTCAGATTGTCTTTTCATAATGCAAACCCCAGATAGACAGAATACTTACTTCCTGCCAGGTTTTTCTCTTAGAGACCCTAAAGCCCCACTCTGAGTACTCTAGTGAAGACTCAGAGAGGgtccctccttcaagggatctttgctacccagggattgaatgtacatctcttatgtttccggcattgacaggtgagttctttaccactagcacaacctggaAAGCCTTCTAAACTGCATATGCTCCTtcattttgtgtgtctgtgtgtgtgtccttagCATAATGCTCTTTCTGGCCAAAAcagcttcctttctctttcttcatgttCTTGACTCTGTTAATAAAATACTATAGTCTGGAAAaaactttcatctttatttttctctccttttctttcacttaattttcCATATGAGTTGGGGAGAAATATGTCTCAGTCTTGAAGCTTGAGCTCTCTGGTCGATTTGTCTGCCCACAGGATATATGAAGTCTTTTCTCCTTCATGTGTGATCAGTAGGGCACGTGTGACTCCTGAAGGATAAAGATAAATGTATAGGTTCTTGGATCCCAGTTGCAACCTAATGTAGATTCCAGTAAAGCTAATATTCTGAGCCTTTTCTGAATTCTGTGTCTGTTACTGCATCATTTCAGAATCTGCAGAAGGTAGAATGTGAGTAATAAGCATTTACAAAGCTATTTATAACTTTTCACCATCCGGATCCTACTAATACTTTTATATCAtctagtgttttttaaaattcaacatcagtGTCTCCTGACATCTGACCACCACACAGTCTGTGATTCAGTCATTCCATAATAGTTCTTATTGTGTAAACAGGTAATGCTGTTTCATTTGTCTACATATGGACAACAAAGTCTTTTCTCATTCTGATTCTCCattctatttattctttaattcctgTTCAACTGTCATCATCTCTCTGAAGTCTATTATTAGCTCCAAATAAAGGTGATCATTTCTTCAATTGTGTTCCCAAAGTTTCTTATACTTTCCTTTCTTATAG
Coding sequences within:
- the LOC109556720 gene encoding CD5 antigen-like isoform X2 codes for the protein MALFFFLIFESPPKVRLVRGPHRCEGRVEVERNGEWGTVCDDGWNLKDVEVVCRELGCGAAKGTPSGNLYKPLANEKQKIFIQDVNCNGTEDELIECDLVEDVFDCSHSEDAGAICEKSPPKVRLVRGPHRCEGRVEVERNGEWGTVCDNGWNMKDVEVVCRELGCGAAKGTPSRNLYKPLADEKQKIFIQDVNCNGTEDELIECDRVEDVFDCSHSEDAGAICERTVRLVDGPGRCKGRLEVKHQKQWGTVCKAGWNLSAAKVVCRQLGCGKATLIKRCCNKDTQGQGLIWLSNVSCSGQEEDLQHCLSGLEGYNNCTHDEDTWVECEDPFKLRLVNGDTSCSGRLEVLHKGIWGSVCDDGWAKKEEQVVCQQLGCGKPIFVPAKARKKFVPGNGRIWLDDVHCKGEEQSLEQCQHRSWGYHDCNHKEDVVVFCLEGQPDI
- the LOC109556720 gene encoding CD5 antigen-like isoform X1; the encoded protein is MALFFFLIFAFSTGPGLLESPPKVRLVRGPHRCEGRVEVERNGEWGTVCDDGWNLKDVEVVCRELGCGAAKGTPSGNLYKPLANEKQKIFIQDVNCNGTEDELIECDLVEDVFDCSHSEDAGAICEKSPPKVRLVRGPHRCEGRVEVERNGEWGTVCDNGWNMKDVEVVCRELGCGAAKGTPSRNLYKPLADEKQKIFIQDVNCNGTEDELIECDRVEDVFDCSHSEDAGAICERTVRLVDGPGRCKGRLEVKHQKQWGTVCKAGWNLSAAKVVCRQLGCGKATLIKRCCNKDTQGQGLIWLSNVSCSGQEEDLQHCLSGLEGYNNCTHDEDTWVECEDPFKLRLVNGDTSCSGRLEVLHKGIWGSVCDDGWAKKEEQVVCQQLGCGKPIFVPAKARKKFVPGNGRIWLDDVHCKGEEQSLEQCQHRSWGYHDCNHKEDVVVFCLEGQPDI